Below is a genomic region from Bradyrhizobium sp. 1(2017).
CGACCTGCTTCAGGGCGGAGGCGAGATTGGCGGTATCGCGTTGGATCGCGGCGTCGGCGCCGGCGTCGCGCGCCTGCGCCTGCTGCGCATTCTGCACGCTGCCATAGCCGGTCGCTGCGAGATCGGTATAGCGCTTGTTCTCCTGCTTGGCGAAAGCCTTGGCGGCATTGTCGACGTCGATGGTCGCTCGCGCCGCGGCGATCACGGCTTCCTGAACCTCGAGCTGTGCTTCCTTGCTCGTCACCGTCGCGTTCGCGGCGGCGACATCAGCTCTGGTCTGGTCCAGCGCGACGCGGAAGTCGCGATCGTCGATCCTGGCGAGGATCTGACCGGCCTTCACATGCTCGTTATCGCCGATCAGGACCCGGTCGAGGTAGCCGCTGACCTTCGGCGCGATGGTGGTGTTGTCGGCCTTCACATAGGCGTCATCGGTGGAGACGAGGAAGCGGCCGACGGTCCAGTAGTCGTAGCCGTACCAGCTCGCACCGGCCAGTGCCGCGATTGCGACGCCAACCAGCAGCAGCTTGCGGAAGCTGAGCTTTTTGGCGCGGGGGAGAGACGGCGGGGCGGGCAGAAAGCCCTCCAATGCATGGGGTGGAACCGCGATGGCTTCGGTCTTGGACGGGTCGGTGTGCACGGTCATGGCCGGCTCCCTGAATTAGGAAACTTGACGATTTCCAAAATGAGATTAGCTTTGGAATTGTCAATGGAATGACAGGCATCATTTAAAGACATGGCTCAGGCAAAACCATCAGGTGAAACCCGTCCGCGCGGCCGACCGCCAGTGCGCAGCGACGAGGAGACGAAGCGGGTCGTCTTCGACGCCGCGCGCCACGCCTTCGCAGTCGAGGGCTATGCCGCGACCAGCACGGAAGCGCTGGCGCGCAGCGCCGGCATCTCGACCAAGACGCTCTATCGTCTGTTTCCCGGCAAGGCGGCGCTGTTCGAGGCCATGTGCGTCGACAGGCTCGAACGGTTGCTCTCTGCCGTCGATCTTCAGGCAAGCGGCGATGCCGACATCGAAACGGGCCTCCGTGCCGCGCTGCTCGCCTGTGCCGAGCTCGCGCTCGATCCGGAGGTCGTGGCATTGCAACGCATGGTGCTCCAGGAATCGGCCGCGTTCCCTGATCTCGCTGCAAACTTCTACAAGAACGGCATCGCGCGCACCGCCAGCACGCTCGCGCGCTGGCTCCGGGTGCAGGTGAATAAGGAACTCATCGCGGTCGAGGACGCGGACGAGGCCGCCGGCATGCTGATCGGCATGGTCGCGTCGGCACCGCAGCGGGCCGCGATCTATGGGGGAATGCCGTTGCCGTCGCGGAAGCAGATCGAGCGCCGCGTGCAGACCTGCGCGGCGCTGTTCCTCGACGGCTGCCGCACAGCACGGGAGTAATGGCCTTGTTGACAATGTTCGTCGCCTCAACTAGATGCTTCGCATGCGAAATAATGACGCTGCAGCGAGACATCATCGGCTGATCTACCTGCTGAGCGTCGCACACCGCCGCTTGCAGCGCTGGATGGCGGCGCGGCCCGAGAGCGAGGTGACGCCGGCGCAGGCCGGGCTGTTGTTCATCCTCGGCCGGCAGGACGGCGTGCTGATGGGCGAGGCGGGCGCGGCGCTCGATCTTGGCCCGGCAGGCATTTCCGGTCTCGTCGACCGCACCGCCGCCGCAAGGCTGATCGAGCGGCGGGCCGACCGCGAGGACGGGCGCGCCTGGCGGATCTGGTTGACGCCGAAGGGACGTACCGCGCTGGCGCAGGCGAAAGCAGGTGCGGCGGAAGTCAACGCGGCGCTGACGGAAGGTTTCACCAGTGCGGAGATCGACGTCGTCGCGCGCTGGCTGACGAGCATTCAGGACAAGTTTCCAAGAGGAGCAGACGAATGACCGAGCACGTCCGGATCGAAAGCAACAACGGAATTCTCACGCTGACACTGGCGCGCCCCGACAAGAAGAACGCGCTGACGGATGCGATGTACGGCAAGCTCGCCGACAGCATCGAATCCGCCGAGTTCGATCCGTCGGCCCGCGTGATCCTGATCCGCGGCGAGGGCGACATGTTCACCGCCGGCAACGACGTCGGTGAGTTCGCCGCCGTCGCCGCCGGCAAGTCGGAAGGCAGCCGCAACGTCGTGCGCTTCATCCAGTCGCTGGCGCGCTGCACCCGGCCGCTGGTTGCCGCCGTGCAGGGCCGCGCCGTCGGCGTCGGCACCACGATGCTGCTGCATTGCGATCTCGTCGTGCTCGCCGACAACGCGCAATTGTCGACGCCCTTCGTCAGCCTCGCGCTGGTGCCGGAAGCCGCCTCCAGCCTCTTGATGCCGGCGCGCATCGGTTATGCCCGCGCCTATGAGATGTTCGCGCTCGGCGAGACCGTTCCAGCCGAATCCGCACTGGAATGGGGCCTCGCCAATCGCGTGGTGCCGCTCGACAAGCTCGACGCCGAGGCGCTCGCGCTCGCCCAGCGGCTTGCCCGCCAGCCGACGGGCGCGCTCACGGCCACCAAGAAGCTGATGCGCAACGGCGAGGCGCTGGTCCAGCAGATGCAGGCCGAAGGCGAGCAATTTGCCCAGCGCCTGCGCACCGCGGAAGCGCGCGAGGCCTTCACCGCCTTCGCCGAGCGCCGGCCGCCTGATTTCACCAAGGTCGCTTGAGGACGCACGCCACCACGGCGCGGCGGCACCAACCGCGGGCATTTGATTAAAGTCTTAACCAAACATTGGCATGTCGCGATGCAAGGTGGCCTTCCTGTGACGAGTAGGCCGCCCCACCCATGTCAATTTTTAAGAAATCGGTAAGCACGCTGCTTCTGGCGTTGATGGCCCTGCTGGCGGTCGGCGCGCTGACTAGCACGGCGATCCAGATGTTCGGGGCGTTCGGCCGCTACAGCGATAGTCTGGAAACCGAGCGGCTTGCGAATGCCGACAAGGCGATCTTCCAGGGCGTGCTGTCCTTGCGCAACAATCGCGGCGATGCCCAGAGCGCGCTGCTCGGCGAGGACGATCCGCGTGCCAAGCTCGGCGTCGCCGAGAAGGCGGAGCAGGCCGGCTTCGACGCCATCGTCGCCGCGCTCGCAACCATCGAATTCGCCCGGCGCGACGAACTCGCAAGCACGCTGAAGCAGCGCTGGAGCGAGGCCGCGCCGAAGTTCCAGCTGTTCTACGACGAGGCCAAGCTGCCGCGCGCCGAGCGCAAGGTGGAGCGCACCGCCCCCTGGTACGATGCCGTTACCAAGGTGATTGAGACCGCCAATCTCGCATCCACCGCGGTGTCGAACCGCGCCTGGATGAACGATCCCTACATCGCTCGCATGATCCAGGCCCGTCGCCTCGCCTGGCAGGTGCGTGACCGCTACGGAATCCAGTGCTCGACTCTGCGCTCGAACGTCAACAGCTCAAAGCCGCTCGACGAAACCCAGAAGCAGACCGTGGCCGGATGGAACGGCATTGTCACCGCCGGCTGGACCGGGATGGAAGAGCTGCTGGCTGCGCCTGACGTGACGGCGGACCTCGTCAACACCGCCAGGGAAGCGCGCGCCAAGACCGACGGCGTCCTCAAGCAGATCGGCGATGTCACCAGGAACCTCGACGGCAGCGGCCGTCCGGCGATGCCCGCGTCCGAATGGAACGCCCTGTGTCAATCGCCCTTCGCGTCCATCGTCGCGGTCGCACACAAGGCGCTCGACCTGTCGATCGCGCGCGCGGAGGCGGTCCAGGCGAAAGCCCTCACCAATCTCATCGTGCAGTCGTTCGCGTTCCTGCTCGCGCTGGCCGTGACCCTCGCCGGCGTGTTCGTGGTGCGTCGTCGCCTCATGCGCCCGGTGCGCGCCATTCTCGACGCCATCGCCCGCATCAGTGCGCGCGACTATGCGACGCCGGTGCCGCAATCCCGGCATCCCGACGAGTTCGGTACCATGGCTGCAGCGCTCGAAAGCCTGCGCGAAAGCGCGGCGACCGCGGAACGGCTGGGCCAGGAGCGTGAATCGCAGCAGGCGCTGCAGCTCGCCCGCTCCGGCACCGTCGATGCGGCGTGCCGCAGCTTCGACGATACCGTGCAGGCCGTCATTCACAGCGTGGCGGCATCGACGCGGGAGCTCGATGCCACCGCGACCGACGTGCGCTCGCTGGTCTCGGAGTCCAGCAGCCAGACCGCGGCGGTCTCCTCCGCGGCCGAGCAGGCCACCAACAATCTCGAGACCATCGCGGCCGCGACCGAGGAGCTTTCCGCATCGGTCGGCGAGATCTCCGCGCAGGTGCAGTCGAGCGCGCGCGAGGCCCGCGAGGCCGTTGCGCAGGCCGAGCAGACCAATGCGACGGTCGAAATTCTCGACCAGACCGCGAGCCGTATCGGCGAGGTCGTGAAGATGATCAACGCCATCGCCGCCCAGACCAACCTTCTGGCCTTGAACGCCACGATCGAAGCGGCGCGCGCGGGCGAGGCCGGCCGCGGCTTCGCCGTGGTCGCCGGCGAGGTCAAGAGCCTCGCGGCACAGACCGCGACCGCGACGGAAGAGATCTCACGCCAGGTCGAGGAAATCCAGGGCGCCACCGGCCAGGCCGTCGCCGCCATCCGCTTGATCGGCGGCGCCATCAGCGGCATCGACGAGAAGATGACGGCGATTGCCGCCGCCGTCGAAGAGCAGCGCGCGGCCACCACCGAGATTTCGCGCAACTTCCAGCAGGCAGCCCAGGGCACCCGCGAGGTCACCGACACCATCGGCAGCGTCGCCCGGCTCAACCAGGAGACCGGCAACGCCGGCACGGTGCTGTCGGACTCCGTCAAGAAGATGTCCGCCGACGCCGATCGTCTCCGCGTCGCCGTAGAGGGCTTCCTGGGCGCCGTGAAGACCGCGTAGCCCCGATTGCACGTCCATCCCGACGTCATGCGATCGGCATTGCCGCCGGTCGGCGTGGCGAGTACATCTGTCCCGCAGCGCGCGATCGCTTGCGACAGACGTAACATCAGGGATGGAGAGTTCGATGCCGGTCACGCCACAACACAAGGCCCAGCGCCCCTATCGCGGTGTATTCCCGGTCGTGCCCACCATCTTCGACGAGCGCGGCGAGCTCGACCTCGAAGGCCAGCGCCGCTGTGTCGATTTCATGATCGATGCCGGCTCGAACGGCCTCTGCATCCTCGCCAATTTCTCCGAGCAGTTCGTGCTCACCGACGCCGAGCGTGAGACCGTGATGCATGCGGTGCTGGAGCATGTGGCCGGCCGGGTTCCCGTGATCGTCACCACCACGCATTTCAGCTCCGCCGTCTGCGCCGCACGCAGCCAGCAGGCCGAGGCGGCGGGCGCCGCCATGGTGATGGTGATGCCGCCCTATCACGGCGCGACCTTCCGTGTGCCCGAGAAGGGCATCGTCGAGTTCTTCAAGGTGCTCTCCGGTGCGATCAACATCCCCATCATGATCCAGGATGCACCGGTCGCCGGCACGCCGCTCTCGGTGGAGCTGCTCGCACGGCTGGCGCGCGATTTCTCCAACGTCCGCTATTTCAAGATCGAGGTGGCAGGCGCGGCTTCGAAGCTGCGCAGCCTGATCGAGGCGGGCGGCAAGGATATCGAAGGGCCCTGGGACGGCGAGGAGGCGATCACGCTGCTGGCCGATCTCGATGCCGGCGCCACCGGCGCGATGACCGGCGGCGGCTATCCCGACGGCATCCGCCAGATCATCGATCCCTATTTCGCCGGTAAGCGTGAGGAGGCGAAGGCCGCCTATGAGCGCTGGCTGCCGCTGATCAATTACGAGAACCGCCAATGCGGCCTGAGCGCCTGCAAGGTGATGATGCAGGCCGGCGGCGTGATCAAATCGGACGCGGTTCGGCATCCGCTCCAGCCGCTGCATCCGGCAACGCGGGCGGGACTGTTGGAGCTCGCCAAGGAGCGCGACGCGCTGGCGCTGCGCTGGGGGAAGTAAGCCCCACTGTCGTCCCGGACAAGCGCGCCCTAAGCGCGCGCCGATCCGGGACCCATAACCACCGGGAGAAGTGTGGCGAAGACTTGGAGTTGGCAGCTCACTCCATAACCTCTCCCTGAGGTTATGGGTCCCGGCCCCCCGTGCGCAATTGCGCACTAGGCCGGGACGACACTGAGGGTGAGGTGCGCGCTCGTCTCATCTTATCGGCCTGTATCGCCCGAAGGCGTCGAATTGGCGCGATTCCGCCAGTTTCCCCCGGTGCGGCGATCAAGTATCGTAGGCTCGCCAACCAGGCCGCGGAGCATCTGAGGACATCGCGTAACACCTCTTCATTATGCCGTTATCCCGAGTCAGGTTGGCGAACCGACAGAACAGGGAGGCAGTGCCATGACGATGAGGCCGGATCCCACCTTTCACGCATCGCCCAGGCTCGCGATGGAAGCGCCTGCGGAGAACTTTGCCTACACGTTGCTGCTCAGTCCGGATTTCTCAAAGCCGGATGCCCTCGCGGTCATCGACGTCAAGCCGGGATCGCCGACCTACAGCCAGATCGTCCACACCGTGACGATGCCCAACAAGGGCGACGAGTTTCATCATTTCGGCTGGAATGCCTGCT
It encodes:
- a CDS encoding HlyD family secretion protein, with product MTVHTDPSKTEAIAVPPHALEGFLPAPPSLPRAKKLSFRKLLLVGVAIAALAGASWYGYDYWTVGRFLVSTDDAYVKADNTTIAPKVSGYLDRVLIGDNEHVKAGQILARIDDRDFRVALDQTRADVAAANATVTSKEAQLEVQEAVIAAARATIDVDNAAKAFAKQENKRYTDLAATGYGSVQNAQQAQARDAGADAAIQRDTANLASALKQVDLLKAEILQAKAAAARATALQRQAELNLGYTTIVSPIDGVVGNRTLRVGQYVQAGTQLMSIVPTDGAYVVANFKETQLTHVRAGQNVELEVDTFPGQVVHGHVDSIAPASGQEFALLPPDNATGNFTKIVQRIPVKIALDAETTPAIALRPGMSVIPTIATRSAPTAHAATTPQATSKAKLVSGGSCHVKQPLTFDGRDA
- a CDS encoding TetR/AcrR family transcriptional regulator → MRSDEETKRVVFDAARHAFAVEGYAATSTEALARSAGISTKTLYRLFPGKAALFEAMCVDRLERLLSAVDLQASGDADIETGLRAALLACAELALDPEVVALQRMVLQESAAFPDLAANFYKNGIARTASTLARWLRVQVNKELIAVEDADEAAGMLIGMVASAPQRAAIYGGMPLPSRKQIERRVQTCAALFLDGCRTARE
- a CDS encoding MarR family winged helix-turn-helix transcriptional regulator: MRNNDAAARHHRLIYLLSVAHRRLQRWMAARPESEVTPAQAGLLFILGRQDGVLMGEAGAALDLGPAGISGLVDRTAAARLIERRADREDGRAWRIWLTPKGRTALAQAKAGAAEVNAALTEGFTSAEIDVVARWLTSIQDKFPRGADE
- a CDS encoding enoyl-CoA hydratase, which gives rise to MTEHVRIESNNGILTLTLARPDKKNALTDAMYGKLADSIESAEFDPSARVILIRGEGDMFTAGNDVGEFAAVAAGKSEGSRNVVRFIQSLARCTRPLVAAVQGRAVGVGTTMLLHCDLVVLADNAQLSTPFVSLALVPEAASSLLMPARIGYARAYEMFALGETVPAESALEWGLANRVVPLDKLDAEALALAQRLARQPTGALTATKKLMRNGEALVQQMQAEGEQFAQRLRTAEAREAFTAFAERRPPDFTKVA
- a CDS encoding methyl-accepting chemotaxis protein, coding for MSIFKKSVSTLLLALMALLAVGALTSTAIQMFGAFGRYSDSLETERLANADKAIFQGVLSLRNNRGDAQSALLGEDDPRAKLGVAEKAEQAGFDAIVAALATIEFARRDELASTLKQRWSEAAPKFQLFYDEAKLPRAERKVERTAPWYDAVTKVIETANLASTAVSNRAWMNDPYIARMIQARRLAWQVRDRYGIQCSTLRSNVNSSKPLDETQKQTVAGWNGIVTAGWTGMEELLAAPDVTADLVNTAREARAKTDGVLKQIGDVTRNLDGSGRPAMPASEWNALCQSPFASIVAVAHKALDLSIARAEAVQAKALTNLIVQSFAFLLALAVTLAGVFVVRRRLMRPVRAILDAIARISARDYATPVPQSRHPDEFGTMAAALESLRESAATAERLGQERESQQALQLARSGTVDAACRSFDDTVQAVIHSVAASTRELDATATDVRSLVSESSSQTAAVSSAAEQATNNLETIAAATEELSASVGEISAQVQSSAREAREAVAQAEQTNATVEILDQTASRIGEVVKMINAIAAQTNLLALNATIEAARAGEAGRGFAVVAGEVKSLAAQTATATEEISRQVEEIQGATGQAVAAIRLIGGAISGIDEKMTAIAAAVEEQRAATTEISRNFQQAAQGTREVTDTIGSVARLNQETGNAGTVLSDSVKKMSADADRLRVAVEGFLGAVKTA
- a CDS encoding dihydrodipicolinate synthase family protein, whose protein sequence is MPVTPQHKAQRPYRGVFPVVPTIFDERGELDLEGQRRCVDFMIDAGSNGLCILANFSEQFVLTDAERETVMHAVLEHVAGRVPVIVTTTHFSSAVCAARSQQAEAAGAAMVMVMPPYHGATFRVPEKGIVEFFKVLSGAINIPIMIQDAPVAGTPLSVELLARLARDFSNVRYFKIEVAGAASKLRSLIEAGGKDIEGPWDGEEAITLLADLDAGATGAMTGGGYPDGIRQIIDPYFAGKREEAKAAYERWLPLINYENRQCGLSACKVMMQAGGVIKSDAVRHPLQPLHPATRAGLLELAKERDALALRWGK